A portion of the Desulforegula conservatrix Mb1Pa genome contains these proteins:
- a CDS encoding integrase core domain-containing protein — MSEARHKIGDYLRFYNTKRPHQSFKNNTPDKTYFEGLEIPIAA; from the coding sequence ATGTCAGAAGCGAGACACAAAATTGGCGATTATCTGAGGTTCTACAACACAAAAAGGCCTCACCAGAGCTTTAAGAATAATACGCCTGATAAAACATATTTTGAAGGTCTGGAAATTCCAATCGCCGCTTGA